Proteins found in one Maridesulfovibrio sp. genomic segment:
- a CDS encoding chemotaxis protein CheW, with the protein MSAEINSTTNQYLTFTLNKDIYALDIASVREVLELTPITRIPRTPKFMRGVINLRGHAVPVVDMRLKFGMSRTEDTINTCIIIVEVSFDGESTVMGALADSVREVIELTENMIEEPPRMGTTIKTEFIRGMGKQDEDFVIILDINKILSVEELAMLRGVHNDSSASEAVPEVSPDQGMTLSL; encoded by the coding sequence ATGAGTGCTGAGATAAATAGTACGACCAATCAATATCTGACTTTTACTTTGAATAAGGATATTTACGCGCTGGATATTGCCAGTGTGCGGGAAGTGCTGGAACTTACTCCTATAACCAGAATCCCCAGAACACCTAAGTTCATGCGTGGGGTTATCAACCTTAGAGGGCATGCGGTTCCTGTCGTTGATATGCGGCTTAAGTTCGGTATGAGCAGGACGGAAGATACAATTAATACCTGCATCATCATCGTCGAAGTCTCGTTTGACGGAGAGAGTACGGTTATGGGCGCTTTGGCCGATTCGGTCAGGGAAGTAATCGAGCTCACCGAAAATATGATTGAAGAGCCCCCCAGAATGGGCACTACGATTAAGACCGAGTTTATCCGTGGTATGGGAAAACAGGATGAAGACTTTGTTATTATTCTTGATATTAACAAAATTCTGTCCGTAGAAGAATTAGCCATGCTTAGAGGTGTGCATAACGACTCTTCGGCTTCAGAAGCTGTCCCCGAGGTTTCTCCTGATCAGGGAATGACCTTAAGTTTATAG
- a CDS encoding MarC family protein yields the protein MELTQLSKAFEIAFPLFLIMDPLGNLPVCLSMLQEYSPSRQRKILLRELFFALAITIMFMYLGTGLLKALNIHQSTLRIAGGVILFIISMKMIFPKPESATDETEKDPFIVPIAVPLFAGPSLLAAVMVYGSKGDAGLNVLSGVLIAWGMSFVIMMTGPTMSRVLGKRGLRACERLMGLILILLSVQMLEDGIAYYISNVINH from the coding sequence ATGGAACTTACGCAGCTCAGTAAAGCTTTTGAAATCGCTTTTCCCCTATTTCTGATCATGGACCCTTTGGGCAACCTTCCGGTCTGTCTGTCCATGCTTCAGGAATACTCCCCGTCACGCCAGCGCAAAATCCTGCTTCGTGAACTTTTCTTCGCTTTGGCTATCACCATCATGTTTATGTATCTGGGGACGGGATTATTGAAAGCCCTCAACATTCACCAGTCCACTTTAAGAATCGCGGGTGGTGTAATCCTGTTCATCATCTCCATGAAAATGATTTTCCCAAAACCGGAGAGCGCTACCGATGAAACGGAAAAAGATCCGTTCATTGTGCCTATTGCCGTCCCGCTTTTTGCCGGGCCTTCCCTGCTGGCGGCGGTCATGGTTTACGGCTCCAAGGGAGATGCCGGATTGAATGTTCTTTCCGGGGTGCTTATTGCCTGGGGTATGAGCTTTGTCATTATGATGACCGGGCCGACAATGTCCCGAGTACTGGGAAAAAGAGGACTGCGCGCCTGTGAAAGGCTTATGGGATTAATTCTCATATTGCTGTCCGTGCAGATGCTCGAAGACGGGATAGCATACTATATCAGCAACGTTATAAACCATTAA
- a CDS encoding L-fuculose-phosphate aldolase, with protein sequence MLLKKERELVVEYGMKMLESGLTTGTGGNLSIFDREQGLLAISPSGLDYRLSTPEDIVVIDLDGNVIDSKCKPSSEYGFHTVLYKKRKDVNAVVHTHSVYATTVACLNMELPAVHYLVGFAGKKVPLAPYATFGSPELAENVSSTIENYNAVLLANHGLITVGRSIGNAFDAAEELEMVARIYIQALSVGKPVIVPDEEMEKVIDKFSTYGQAGGKD encoded by the coding sequence ATGCTGCTCAAAAAAGAACGTGAACTTGTAGTCGAATATGGAATGAAGATGCTTGAATCAGGGTTAACAACCGGAACCGGCGGGAACCTGAGTATCTTTGACCGCGAGCAGGGCCTGCTGGCTATCAGCCCCAGCGGTCTTGATTACCGTCTTTCCACCCCGGAAGATATAGTTGTCATCGATCTGGACGGGAACGTAATAGACTCCAAGTGCAAGCCATCAAGCGAGTACGGTTTTCACACAGTTCTTTATAAGAAACGTAAGGACGTAAACGCGGTGGTGCATACTCACTCGGTCTACGCCACAACTGTGGCCTGCCTGAATATGGAACTGCCGGCCGTACATTATCTGGTAGGCTTTGCCGGGAAAAAAGTCCCTCTCGCCCCTTACGCCACCTTCGGTTCCCCGGAGCTTGCTGAAAATGTAAGCAGCACCATTGAAAATTATAATGCTGTATTACTTGCAAACCATGGGTTGATTACTGTGGGCCGGAGCATTGGAAATGCATTTGATGCGGCAGAAGAACTGGAAATGGTAGCCAGAATCTACATTCAGGCCCTTTCCGTGGGTAAGCCTGTCATTGTTCCTGATGAAGAAATGGAAAAAGTTATCGATAAATTCTCAACCTACGGACAGGCAGGCGGAAAGGACTAA
- a CDS encoding M48 family metallopeptidase, with translation MNIYLLIIIFSLAGACLLGIFSRQLNRKALSPELPAEFEGTFDADEYRKSQEYAKTGMGFENISSSITSLITILFILCGGFNSVDIWANGFGYGPILTGLIFFAGLALLSDIVSLPFSLYSTFIIEEKFGFNKTTLKTFFLDKFKGYLLGGIIGGAILSGVLLFFNAAGSLAWLWCWIFTVVITLGIQYIAPTWILPLFNKFTPLEEGELRNKIEHFAAENGFELSGIFMIDGSKRSTKANAYFTGFGKKKRIALFDTLINNLSADEIVAVLAHEIGHSKLGHIRKMMIMSIINTGVVFLLMSFFLGNKELFDAFGMQNISVHAGLIFFALLYTPVSILLSIFSNIRSRKHEFEADAFAAETTGTPEALVNALKKLSVSNLSNLTPHPFYVWLEYSHPPVLQRIDALRNLA, from the coding sequence ATGAATATCTATCTTCTAATTATCATATTTTCGCTTGCAGGTGCATGTCTGCTGGGCATTTTTTCCCGTCAGCTTAACCGCAAAGCCCTTTCACCCGAACTCCCGGCGGAATTCGAAGGCACCTTCGATGCGGACGAATACCGCAAGTCTCAGGAATACGCCAAAACAGGAATGGGATTTGAAAACATTTCAAGCTCCATCACTTCACTTATTACCATACTGTTCATCCTTTGCGGAGGATTTAATTCAGTTGATATATGGGCGAATGGATTCGGCTACGGCCCGATTTTGACCGGACTGATTTTCTTCGCAGGACTGGCGCTGCTGAGTGATATCGTCTCTCTGCCTTTTTCTCTCTACAGCACTTTTATTATTGAAGAGAAATTCGGCTTTAACAAAACCACCCTCAAAACATTTTTCTTGGATAAATTTAAAGGGTATCTGCTGGGCGGAATCATTGGCGGAGCAATTCTCAGCGGCGTATTGCTTTTCTTCAATGCCGCCGGATCGCTTGCTTGGCTGTGGTGCTGGATATTTACTGTAGTAATCACTCTGGGGATCCAATACATCGCTCCCACATGGATACTGCCGCTTTTCAATAAGTTCACCCCCCTTGAAGAAGGAGAACTGCGTAATAAAATCGAACATTTCGCCGCCGAAAACGGTTTCGAGCTTTCCGGTATATTCATGATTGACGGGTCAAAACGTTCTACCAAGGCAAATGCCTACTTCACAGGATTCGGCAAGAAAAAACGCATCGCCCTGTTCGATACCTTGATCAATAATCTTTCAGCTGACGAAATAGTTGCCGTGCTGGCCCATGAAATTGGACACAGCAAGCTCGGCCATATCCGTAAAATGATGATCATGAGCATCATCAATACCGGAGTAGTATTTCTACTTATGTCTTTTTTTCTCGGCAATAAGGAACTTTTCGATGCGTTCGGCATGCAGAATATTTCCGTACATGCAGGCCTGATCTTTTTCGCCCTGCTCTACACCCCCGTATCAATTCTGCTTTCCATCTTCAGCAATATCCGCTCCCGCAAGCATGAATTTGAAGCTGATGCTTTTGCTGCGGAAACCACCGGAACCCCGGAAGCTCTGGTCAATGCCCTTAAAAAGTTATCGGTAAGCAACCTTTCCAATCTCACTCCGCATCCATTTTACGTCTGGCTGGAATACAGCCATCCCCCGGTGCTGCAGAGAATTGATGCACTGCGTAATTTAGCTTAA
- a CDS encoding response regulator translates to MSMKIKFMIMLFFIGVVVALSAAAFAGDKWLPVLSVSSGGLLLLGYAAWELRKDISNERAYRERQLYSVVGNSGAAFYLTDVQGKLIFADETCRSLDEKISGISSEAILPNLLPFLAVEGEFNALRDKLRSSGGVLHFETKHKSSHGKILALKYTLQEIYTSEEKLCAFAGTVCDISPMRETQRTLAREKRYLETVLNGADEALFVIDFDGNFIRTNQILADFAGTGSPELCEGGNLRNYLAPHVSERVMREIHMMIANGMDRFIEIPAINSVGEQLQLGVRGHLCCDEEGRPEAIVGFASRVDEKEMCSGADCDDPDLVRTLCHEMRTPLAGIIGSLHVVDSMTLAPEVKEYVGKCIVSAERFKDVVNIFLNGLSGKFNHEAKEVLSPATTFEKAVELFLPVASMQNRRIFFSAGPALPDVFLCSRKGLSQALFCLINNGLEAFPDSDIFAGVKVHASEGSDQSISFYVSGEGFRGDDGKDFYLECLEKTSGLIGAELYVETGTITEFGFTLQSVQSMENSADVGADVLRILLAEDDVSSQVFMRKKLERWGHLVRTASTGLDVLSYMKEDEYDLVLMDLQMPKMNGFDAIAAIREKESPEGRIPIIVMSAYSRETDFERMSELFVDDYIAKPVSTDKLEKAIERLTSLNRL, encoded by the coding sequence ATGTCCATGAAGATCAAGTTTATGATCATGCTGTTTTTTATCGGGGTGGTCGTTGCGCTTAGTGCCGCAGCATTTGCCGGTGATAAATGGCTGCCTGTACTCTCCGTATCCAGCGGCGGACTTTTGCTGCTTGGGTATGCCGCATGGGAATTGCGGAAAGATATTTCGAATGAACGAGCTTACCGTGAAAGACAGCTTTATTCCGTTGTGGGCAATAGCGGCGCTGCATTTTATTTAACTGACGTGCAGGGTAAACTCATTTTCGCTGATGAGACCTGTCGCAGTCTGGACGAGAAAATTTCCGGAATTTCGTCTGAGGCTATTCTGCCGAATTTGCTTCCATTTTTGGCTGTTGAGGGGGAATTCAATGCCCTGCGGGATAAGCTCCGTTCCAGCGGCGGAGTTCTTCATTTTGAAACGAAACATAAAAGCTCTCATGGTAAAATTTTAGCTCTCAAATATACTTTGCAGGAAATTTATACTTCTGAGGAAAAACTCTGCGCTTTTGCCGGAACTGTGTGTGATATATCACCAATGCGGGAGACACAACGTACTCTGGCTAGGGAAAAACGCTATCTTGAAACAGTTCTCAACGGAGCCGATGAGGCTTTGTTTGTCATTGATTTTGATGGAAATTTTATAAGAACAAATCAGATATTGGCTGATTTTGCGGGCACCGGGTCTCCTGAACTGTGTGAGGGAGGTAATTTACGTAATTATCTTGCCCCGCATGTTTCTGAAAGGGTGATGAGAGAAATCCATATGATGATTGCGAACGGTATGGACCGTTTTATAGAGATTCCTGCAATTAATTCCGTGGGTGAGCAATTGCAGCTTGGTGTGCGGGGGCATCTTTGCTGTGATGAAGAAGGCAGGCCCGAGGCTATAGTAGGGTTTGCGAGCAGAGTGGATGAAAAGGAAATGTGTTCTGGAGCGGATTGTGATGATCCGGATTTGGTACGGACTCTTTGCCATGAAATGCGAACTCCGCTGGCGGGAATTATCGGAAGTCTGCATGTAGTGGATAGTATGACTCTCGCTCCCGAGGTAAAGGAGTATGTAGGTAAATGCATCGTCTCCGCTGAGCGTTTCAAGGATGTTGTTAATATTTTTTTGAACGGACTTTCCGGTAAGTTTAATCATGAAGCAAAGGAAGTGCTGTCCCCTGCAACTACTTTTGAAAAGGCAGTTGAACTATTTTTACCGGTAGCTTCCATGCAGAACCGCCGGATTTTCTTTTCTGCCGGTCCGGCATTGCCTGATGTTTTTCTGTGCAGTCGTAAGGGGCTTTCGCAGGCACTTTTTTGCCTTATCAACAACGGTCTGGAAGCCTTTCCTGATTCGGATATTTTCGCCGGAGTCAAGGTTCATGCAAGCGAAGGTTCTGATCAGAGCATTTCATTTTATGTCAGCGGTGAAGGTTTCAGGGGCGATGACGGTAAGGATTTTTACCTGGAATGCCTTGAGAAGACTTCCGGGCTAATTGGTGCGGAACTTTATGTTGAAACAGGGACAATTACTGAGTTTGGATTTACATTGCAATCTGTCCAGAGCATGGAAAATTCCGCTGATGTGGGAGCTGATGTTTTGCGTATTTTACTGGCTGAAGACGATGTCAGCAGTCAGGTTTTTATGCGTAAAAAGCTCGAACGGTGGGGGCATCTGGTACGCACAGCCAGTACGGGATTAGATGTACTGAGTTATATGAAAGAAGATGAGTATGACCTAGTGCTGATGGATCTGCAAATGCCGAAAATGAACGGTTTTGACGCCATAGCGGCTATCCGCGAAAAAGAATCTCCGGAAGGCAGAATCCCTATCATTGTGATGAGTGCATACAGCCGGGAGACGGATTTTGAAAGGATGTCCGAGCTGTTCGTGGACGACTACATTGCAAAGCCGGTAAGCACTGACAAGCTGGAAAAAGCTATTGAACGTCTTACCTCGTTGAACAGGTTGTAG
- a CDS encoding glycosyltransferase, whose amino-acid sequence MNELLLINCSSNLVQAFLDLGCIVESLHVRDREINVPAKLAELEFDPDVIIQQESLGRRVLLRGLHELDCIKVFWSIDTHMNLYWHGHYGDLFDCVLTTQKKYVPKLKNICGAVVKWVPWMANTPAVTGRFEVLPHTRREFDMTFVGRVTDQRRSRGWFINFLKLNYKVNLVEGLTYPEMMDIYGKTCIVPNEALFGEVNFRLFEAAACGCAVVTPNVSDELEELFEVGREIEVYNDALELKENLDRLWQKPALSGAMGLAAYERVLKDHLPRSRAESILRIVKDINKHRVGAGRAELKLCLSEFLLGEGGDPHVNWDVLLKRLLSLVKSEERDAALLRIFARSEEKYLFMEMVRPYLENRLCSTDCYFNMTASLCALKLDMWEVAKHFWYAYRIDDSHESIAKPEDNVHLLLLWGDSALKCGIDIRPGVAFDEIKGIPSCASDCYFAALHLNPSDNDIYRRLDSLFRGVTGAEPNRLGFLSHLSLHFPDDWRVSAEVGITSLKVFRLQEGLTELANARESAVRAGKERFFKRKMEMEVPSYLNYLN is encoded by the coding sequence ATGAATGAGCTGTTACTGATAAATTGTAGTTCAAATCTTGTACAAGCATTTCTGGATTTGGGATGTATTGTTGAGAGTCTCCATGTTCGGGACAGGGAAATTAATGTACCAGCGAAACTTGCAGAGTTGGAATTTGATCCAGATGTAATTATTCAGCAGGAATCTTTGGGCAGAAGAGTTCTCCTGCGCGGACTACATGAGTTGGATTGCATTAAAGTTTTCTGGTCAATAGATACCCATATGAATCTTTATTGGCATGGACACTATGGGGACTTATTTGATTGTGTCCTTACTACCCAGAAAAAATATGTTCCTAAATTAAAAAATATTTGTGGAGCGGTAGTGAAATGGGTGCCGTGGATGGCAAATACTCCTGCTGTGACAGGACGTTTCGAAGTTTTACCGCATACCCGCCGTGAATTTGATATGACCTTCGTGGGGAGAGTTACCGACCAGAGGCGTTCACGGGGCTGGTTTATCAATTTTTTGAAATTAAACTATAAGGTAAACTTAGTCGAAGGACTTACTTACCCCGAGATGATGGATATTTACGGTAAAACTTGCATTGTACCGAATGAAGCTCTTTTTGGAGAAGTCAATTTTCGTCTTTTTGAAGCTGCCGCTTGTGGATGTGCAGTTGTCACGCCTAATGTAAGTGATGAACTTGAAGAATTATTCGAGGTTGGCAGGGAAATAGAAGTTTACAACGATGCTCTGGAGTTGAAGGAAAATCTTGACCGCCTGTGGCAAAAACCGGCACTTTCAGGTGCAATGGGACTTGCAGCTTATGAGCGTGTTTTAAAAGATCATTTACCGCGATCTAGAGCCGAATCCATCTTGAGAATTGTAAAAGATATCAATAAACACCGTGTCGGTGCGGGGAGAGCAGAGCTTAAGCTTTGTCTGAGTGAATTTTTACTTGGTGAGGGTGGTGATCCTCATGTTAACTGGGATGTTCTTCTGAAAAGACTTTTGTCTCTCGTCAAAAGTGAGGAACGGGATGCTGCTCTGCTTAGAATTTTTGCCCGTTCAGAAGAAAAATATTTATTCATGGAAATGGTTCGGCCGTATCTTGAAAACAGATTATGTAGTACTGATTGTTATTTTAATATGACTGCATCTCTCTGTGCTCTCAAGCTAGACATGTGGGAAGTTGCAAAGCATTTTTGGTATGCATATAGGATCGATGACAGCCACGAATCTATTGCAAAACCGGAAGATAATGTTCATTTACTTTTGCTTTGGGGTGATTCGGCACTTAAATGCGGTATAGATATCCGACCCGGTGTCGCTTTTGATGAAATTAAAGGAATTCCTTCGTGTGCTTCGGATTGTTACTTTGCAGCTTTGCATCTTAATCCTTCCGATAATGATATTTATAGACGTCTTGACTCATTATTTCGCGGAGTAACAGGGGCAGAGCCAAATCGGCTGGGATTTTTGTCACATCTTTCATTGCATTTTCCTGATGACTGGCGTGTCAGTGCTGAAGTGGGGATAACCAGCCTTAAGGTTTTTCGGCTGCAGGAGGGCTTAACCGAATTGGCCAATGCCCGTGAGTCTGCAGTCCGGGCAGGGAAGGAACGTTTTTTTAAACGTAAAATGGAGATGGAAGTCCCTTCTTATCTTAATTATTTAAATTAG
- a CDS encoding methyl-accepting chemotaxis protein, whose protein sequence is MFKNLKIGWKIGGGFLVVLMLTAVVGAVGWLGLSKVANESTKTEVVSNALTDMYNSRLMVLYYTLRGADEYKSKFLSHINEINNNLSSNKAVFSGKGLEDVNSIADGAAEYNKRFTTYIKCEEDKNKAISNCVVAAGELNAAVTAIAGHVRDAMGTAISSSAIGQDKESVFAAYTLISDLEKEFLTTRFTFSNYLRTGNKKYINEIRSILNSVIDQCEDLRRNSWIENKSGLDVAGLERSARKYLKGFELIVEKTVAQDKELAVMAKVGVEALDISQNLLKEQQLSAESVISSSFTVILIGLALALLFGAVISVTVTKIITTPIRKGVSFAENMAQGDFTQTLEINQRDEIGILAAALNDMVGRLSSVVAEVGASSENVASGSEELSATAESLSQASTEQAANVEEVSSSMEEMTANIRQNAENAHQTEQIALQSSQQADEGGQAVIKAVDAMKNIAEKISIIEEIARQTNLLALNAAIEAARAGEHGKGFAVVAAEVRKLAERSGAAAGEIGDLSSSTVNVAERAGEMLNQLVPDIKRTAELVQEIAAGSSEQLSGAEQINKAVQQLDHVTQQNASASEEMASTSEELSSQAEQLQHVMSFFRVSNNSAPRVKALPTPRRTVKSEPASKVSASVAPVREVRTGATGSGGVSLDMGNEFSDSDFEKF, encoded by the coding sequence ATGTTCAAAAATTTGAAAATAGGGTGGAAGATCGGCGGAGGTTTTTTGGTGGTGCTGATGCTGACTGCTGTTGTAGGTGCAGTGGGTTGGTTAGGTCTTTCAAAGGTAGCGAATGAATCCACTAAGACCGAAGTCGTGAGTAATGCTCTTACTGATATGTATAATTCCAGACTGATGGTACTTTACTATACTTTACGCGGTGCTGATGAGTACAAGTCTAAATTTCTAAGCCACATTAATGAAATTAACAATAATCTATCCTCAAATAAAGCGGTCTTTTCAGGCAAAGGCCTTGAAGATGTGAATTCTATCGCTGATGGAGCCGCAGAATATAATAAAAGATTCACTACATATATAAAATGTGAAGAGGATAAAAATAAGGCCATCAGCAACTGCGTAGTTGCTGCCGGGGAATTGAATGCAGCAGTAACCGCCATTGCCGGCCATGTGCGTGATGCCATGGGAACGGCTATCAGCAGCTCTGCTATCGGTCAGGATAAGGAAAGTGTTTTTGCTGCATATACGCTTATTTCAGATTTGGAAAAAGAATTCCTAACTACACGTTTTACATTCTCAAACTATCTTCGCACTGGAAATAAGAAATACATAAACGAGATCCGTTCAATTTTGAATTCGGTGATTGATCAGTGCGAGGATCTTCGTCGCAATAGCTGGATAGAAAATAAATCCGGACTCGATGTGGCTGGGCTTGAAAGATCCGCTCGGAAATATCTTAAAGGATTTGAGCTTATAGTTGAAAAAACAGTTGCTCAAGATAAGGAACTTGCGGTGATGGCCAAGGTGGGAGTGGAGGCTCTGGATATTAGCCAGAATCTGCTGAAGGAACAGCAGCTGTCGGCTGAGAGTGTGATAAGTTCTTCTTTTACCGTTATTCTGATAGGTCTGGCTTTGGCGCTTTTGTTCGGGGCGGTGATTTCAGTCACGGTAACCAAAATTATTACTACTCCTATCCGCAAGGGAGTTTCGTTTGCAGAGAATATGGCACAGGGAGACTTCACCCAGACTCTCGAAATCAACCAGCGTGATGAAATCGGCATACTGGCAGCGGCGCTAAATGATATGGTCGGCAGACTTTCTTCTGTTGTCGCCGAGGTAGGTGCCTCATCGGAAAATGTAGCTTCCGGCAGTGAGGAACTTTCAGCTACGGCAGAAAGCCTTTCACAGGCCTCTACTGAACAGGCTGCAAATGTGGAAGAGGTTTCTTCTTCCATGGAAGAAATGACAGCAAATATCAGGCAGAATGCTGAGAACGCACATCAGACTGAACAGATTGCCCTTCAATCTTCGCAGCAGGCTGATGAAGGCGGGCAGGCGGTAATCAAGGCTGTCGATGCCATGAAAAATATTGCGGAAAAGATCTCCATTATTGAAGAAATTGCCCGCCAGACCAATCTTCTTGCTCTCAATGCCGCGATTGAGGCAGCCCGGGCCGGAGAACATGGTAAAGGATTTGCCGTTGTAGCTGCCGAAGTCCGTAAACTTGCCGAACGAAGCGGTGCTGCGGCAGGGGAGATAGGGGACCTTTCTTCCAGTACGGTTAATGTAGCGGAACGTGCAGGGGAAATGCTTAACCAGCTTGTCCCGGACATTAAAAGAACTGCCGAGCTGGTGCAGGAAATTGCCGCCGGCAGCAGCGAACAGCTTTCAGGTGCTGAACAGATTAATAAGGCTGTGCAGCAGCTGGATCATGTCACCCAGCAGAATGCCTCCGCTTCTGAGGAAATGGCATCAACTTCTGAAGAGCTTTCAAGCCAGGCAGAGCAGTTACAGCACGTTATGAGTTTTTTCAGGGTTAGCAATAATTCTGCTCCCAGAGTTAAGGCTCTGCCTACACCAAGACGAACAGTAAAATCTGAACCTGCATCTAAGGTTTCCGCGTCGGTTGCACCGGTCAGGGAAGTCCGCACCGGTGCAACCGGATCCGGAGGCGTGTCACTCGATATGGGAAACGAGTTTTCTGACAGCGATTTTGAAAAATTCTGA
- a CDS encoding Hpt domain-containing protein, which translates to MSDVVFNEQAFYSHLGGDSELGNEILSVYIVDAPARLKGLKSALADEKGDMIIKYAHALKGISATIRAESTASVSEQIELSARSGDLETVRKLMPQLDSELEKVLKVIGELFNS; encoded by the coding sequence ATGTCTGATGTCGTTTTCAATGAGCAGGCGTTTTATAGTCATCTCGGGGGAGATTCGGAACTCGGCAACGAGATTCTTAGCGTGTACATAGTTGATGCCCCTGCACGACTGAAAGGCTTGAAGAGCGCTCTTGCAGATGAAAAAGGGGACATGATCATTAAATATGCCCACGCCTTAAAAGGTATTTCTGCGACCATCAGGGCCGAATCGACAGCTTCTGTGTCCGAGCAGATTGAATTATCTGCCCGCAGTGGAGACCTTGAAACAGTAAGAAAACTTATGCCGCAGTTGGATTCTGAGTTGGAAAAGGTTCTCAAAGTTATCGGAGAACTTTTTAATAGCTGA